In Candidatus Bathyarchaeota archaeon, one genomic interval encodes:
- a CDS encoding Lrp/AsnC ligand binding domain-containing protein, with product MLGKHTPKRETETAREAKPLTSFVLIKMENDIEENIKKIRRIEGVKETYPLTGEYNAIAKVEVEPEEYIENVVKKISAIESVKGTLTLNVQAPLEVLYRDLETRIKKMIGETGAVNPKYGGYEICVLNEVMFPWAAVFKVLLESYLEVWLSKKDGSIVITCKPPSV from the coding sequence TTGTTAGGAAAACATACGCCTAAAAGGGAAACTGAGACCGCACGTGAGGCTAAACCCTTAACGTCATTTGTATTGATAAAAATGGAGAATGATATTGAAGAAAACATCAAGAAGATAAGAAGGATTGAAGGAGTGAAGGAGACTTACCCGCTAACAGGAGAATATAATGCAATCGCAAAGGTAGAGGTTGAGCCAGAGGAGTACATTGAAAATGTGGTTAAAAAGATAAGTGCTATAGAGTCAGTTAAAGGAACATTAACCTTGAATGTCCAGGCCCCCCTGGAAGTCCTGTATAGAGATCTGGAAACCAGAATCAAGAAAATGATAGGTGAGACAGGTGCGGTGAATCCAAAATACGGGGGGTATGAGATCTGTGTCCTAAATGAGGTGATGTTTCCATGGGCGGCAGTATTCAAAGTATTACTAGAATCTTATTTGGAAGTCTGGTTGTCAAAGAAAGATGGATCTATAGTGATTACTTGTAAACCTCCCTCAGTTTGA
- a CDS encoding carboxypeptidase regulatory-like domain-containing protein, which produces MRGKILPIILLVLTVYLVALYPANAVAYKGFGYSGVPIKYGGWLIGQVTMQIRHNVQVIPWAKITVTSTDGTFSEVTYTNGYGCYRIYLPPGEYKVTVEHARYSQTYEVTMREDAIYRLLNVYLERPDAEFKDRLSSGR; this is translated from the coding sequence ATGAGAGGAAAAATACTGCCTATAATACTTCTGGTACTCACAGTCTATCTTGTCGCATTATACCCTGCCAATGCAGTCGCCTATAAGGGATTTGGCTACAGCGGGGTGCCGATAAAGTACGGTGGATGGTTGATAGGCCAAGTTACGATGCAGATACGCCACAATGTCCAGGTGATTCCCTGGGCCAAGATAACTGTCACCAGCACAGACGGCACATTCAGCGAGGTAACATATACGAATGGCTACGGTTGTTATCGAATCTACCTGCCCCCAGGAGAATATAAGGTGACTGTCGAACATGCCAGATACAGTCAGACCTACGAGGTGACGATGAGGGAGGACGCCATATACAGGCTTCTGAACGTCTATCTGGAGAGGCCGGACGCAGAGTTCAAAGATAGACTGTCCTCGGGCAGGTAA